GTATTGATTGAATTTTTTATAGCATCGCCCATAAGCTGCCCAAAAGGACGGCCATCTGATTTTTTGGCTTCAGTCATTGATCTAAAAGCTCTAACTATTATATTCTCATGTTTTTTTTCTTCGGGGGTAACGTCAGAGCTGTTTTTTTTGTAAAACCTCATTAACAAACCGACACTAAAGCTTGATAGATAATGCGCAATGGCTATGATGGTGCCAAGGTACGGGCTTTTTAACATACCTACAGCAACGGCTCCAAACATAAATAATGGGTCGGCAGTATTGGTAAAACATATCAGACGCTCTGCTTCTGTTTTTGTGCATAGCTTTTCTCTTCTGATTTTTGCAGTCAAAATAGATCCTAGAGGAAATCCAGATGCTAATCCAACGGCCATGACAAATGATCCTACACCTGGAACATTAAAAACTGGTCTCATTATAGGTTGCAAAAGAGTACCCATAAATCTGACAACGCCTAACCCCATTAAGATTTCAGCACTTATAAAAAAAGGAAGAAGTGCAGGGAAAACAACATTCCACCAAATAGTTAAGCCATCATAAGCACCGTCAAAAGCTGTTTCAGGATACAATACCATTGAAATTGTTATAAAAACTGCAATAGAGGCAATTATGAAATGAAAAATTTTATTTATTATAGTATTATGCAATATAATTCCCCCTTAGCAATTATTTGGTTTTTACTTGATACTACATATATATAAGATGTATATAAGCTTAATTCATGTGTTATACACTTTAAGGAGTGGTAAATTTGGACGAGAAGATAGGTTTGGCCCTTGGCTCAGGAGCTGCAAGAGGTTTTGCCCACATAGGTGTAATTAAATTTTTGGAAAGGGAACAAATTCCAATACATTGTATTACCGGGTGCAGTATGGGCAGTCTAATCGGGGGGCTATATGCAAGAGGAATGGATATTGATATGATTGAAGCCCTTGCATGTGGACTAAATCATAGAAAATGGATGGATGTTGGAGTTCCCAGGAAAGGATTATTAAGAGGAAAAAAAATACTAGATGTGCTAAAATTAATAACAAAGAATTATAAAATAGAAGAACTAGAAATTCCCTTTGCATGTATTGCAACCGATGTACAAAATGGAATAGAGATACCCTTTACAAGAGGGTCTTTGGCTGAGGCAATTAGAGCAAGCACATCGATACCGGGTATTTTCGTGCCTTATGAAGATGAAAATGAAAGAGTTTTGGTTGATGGTGCAGTTGTTAATAGAGTACCAATCAACCTTTGTCGTGAATTAGGTGCAAGCAAAGTGATTGCAGTTGATGTGGACTTTAAGGTAGAAGATGCTAAAGTTAATAATATATTTGATGTTATTATACAAAGTATGAGTATAATGCAAAAGGAAATAATGAGTTACAAAATAAATGACTGTGATTTACTTATACAGCCTGATTTAAGTGTTATTAAACCTGGACAGTTTGATAGAGTACAAGAAGCAATTGATATAGGCGAGAAAGCTTGTATGGAGATGATTGAAGAGATAAGAGCTCTATAAAGATAGAGTGCGGGCTTATAAAAAGGATGGGTGAAAATTGAAAAAAATCATTAAAGGCTTTGTGGTTTTTATAGTGATTTTGGCGTTTGCGCTTGTAACAATGTTTATGATATCGACTGATTATTACTTAGTTAGGCCTGGCTCAATAGAACCTTTAAGCGAATTGATTGTTGTTGAAGGAAGTGAAAATATATCTGATGGAGAGTTCTATCTAACCACTGTTAATCAGACCAGGGCAAATGCTTTGGTTTGGCTTTATGGCTATTTTAACCCGTATGTAGAACTGGTTGAACGAGAAGATGTCCTTCCTGAAGATATGGAAGTTGATGATTACCGGGAAATGATGAATCAATACATGGAAGATAGTAAAAATATGTCGAAAGTTATCGCATTAAAAAGAATAGGTTATGATATAGAAGTAAAAAGTGATGGTATTAAAGTGATGGAAGTTCCTGAAACAAGTCCTGCCAATGGTATTTTGCAGGAAGGTGACCTGATTACGAAAGTAGACGGCGAAGAGATCCCAATTGCTGAAGAAATGGTTGAAAAAGTCAAAGACAGACAAATAGGAGATACTGTAAATCTATTGTTTGAAAGAGAAGGTGAAATCTACGAAAAAGACATAAAGACCGTTGAAAGTCCGAATAGCCCTGGAAGTGCTGCACTTGAAATATTTGTTAAAACATCTGGGTGGACACCTGTTTTCCCAATTGACATAGAGATAGATTCAGGTGATATTGGTGGACCTTCTGCAGGTCTGATGTTTGCCCTCGAAATAAAAAACCAGCTAACCGATTATGATTTAACTGCAGGTAAAAAAATAGCAGGTACCGGAACTATTAATATGGATGAAGAAGTTGGTTCAGTAGGTGGTGTAAGGCATAAGATGGTAGCTGCCGAGAGTGAAGGAGTAAGGTATTTTTTTGCACCTAAAGCAAATGAATGGATTGCACACTATGTGGAGGAGTTTTACGACGATTTTGATGCTGTAATTGTCGAAGATTTAGACGATGCTCTAGATTTTTTAGAAGAACTCAGGGAGAAGAAGTGATGACTGCATTTTTAGTGAAATCATCATTTCCTTCTTTATTGATAAGCAGATTGTATACGGAAGTGGCCTTAACTTCTTCTCTGAAACATGCTTCTGCGTAGGGACTTAGCTTTCTTAAATCTTTAGCAGGTCGTGTTAAGACAGGTAAAGTGGCAGTGTCTTTCATATTCTTTAAAGCTTCTTGTCCCCTTTTGTTCATTCCAAGGACTCTTAGATAAGCAGGACCTTTTTTGTTAAAATAATTAACTTTATCTTTTTTTAAATCTACTAAAAGGTGAATAAGATATCTATTTAGCCTCCCCCTGGTATAACGTTTAGTGATAGTTTGATTTAATATGGATTCAATGTCAGAATTATATATTGCAGATTTTTTAAATCTGTCTTCTAGTCCCTTTTCCCAACCGATATATTCTGACAGCTCTTTTTGTGAAGATGTTCTCAAACGATAGATAAGATATTTTTCTAGATCTTTGAAAAAAACAAAATTTTTATCATGCTTTGTAAGTATTTCAATGGTTGATTCAGGGGCGTAGCTATTAATGATTTTATTTTCTTTAAGGGCATTCCTTATAGCTGTGGCACTTGCAAGGTTACTTGTTAGTTCTTTGTCATGATAGTTACTTCCAGTTCGCCTTATGACCATAGGAGTAATGCCGGTGTTTAAATTTAAATGAGATTTTATATATTCGATTCCTAATATGTCGTTTGGAGTTAATTCTTTATCTATATTAGTCAAATTGTTAAGGGCGTTAGCTGAAGCTCTTGGATAGCTATATCCTTCTTTAAGGTATTTTTTTAACTCTATTTTAAAATTATCAGGTTCTTTTTCTAATATTTCAGCGGCTTGTGTTAAAAAGTCTGAATCAGCACTTTCGCTACCAAAGGTTTGATACTTAACTAATCCTGTTGCATTTAATATAGCAATTGAGCCTTGAGCAAATTCTTTGGCGCTTTGGGTAGCCCAGATAAATGGCAGCTCTAATACAAGATCTACTCCTTGCTTTAATGCCATTTCTGCCCTTGCCCATTTATTAATAATTGCCGGTTCACCCCTTTGGACCCAGTTGGGACTCATTACTGCTATTATTGCATCGGGATTTGTAAGCTTTTTTGATTCTTCTATGTGATAGAGATGTCCATTATGAAAGGGGTTATATTCAACTACTATTCCAGTACATTTCATAATGATTCCTCCTATGGTTGAAGTTATTTGCCGAATCATACTTAATCTGTTAACATGTTACATTTGTAAAGTATATATTAATCTTTTCTTTTTTAGTTGCTTTTATCCTTCAAGAAAAGTATATTAAATAAAAATTGATGTAACTGTAAAAAGCAAACCTTGATTCTGGTGCAAAAAGTCTATTCACATAAGTAAAGTGTTTTTAATTGATACATCTAAAACTCGTCAGCGGTCGAAATAAGGCTTCCAAATCAATGAACTCATCCTGAGTTCGATTAGCTAATGACATCCTGTCATTAGACCTTATTTCTCCCATTTCCTTGTCAAGATGTATTATAGTTAAAAACAAAACTTTGTTCATATGACTTTTTGCACCAGAATCACCCTTTAATCATTGACTTTTTCACCAGAATTAATCTTTTTAAATTAATGAGAAAGTAGGAGAAGTAAAATAATAAATATAAATACAAGGAGGTATAATAAATGAAAGTCTTAGTAATTAATTGTGGTAGTTCATCACTAAAGTATCAAGTTTTTAATATGGCTGAGGAGGAAGTTTTAGCAAAAGGTGAGGTAGAAAGAATTGGAGGGAAAAATTCTAAACTAAAACATAAAAAAATAAATTTGGAAAAAGGTGAAGAAGGATTAGGAGAAGTATTAGTAGAAGAAGAGATTAATAATCACAAAGAAGCAATTAAGGTTGTAGTTGATAACTTAGTGGATATTAATTATGGGGTTATAAATGATCTAAGTGAAATTTATGCCGTCGGCCACAGGGTTGTGCATGGAGGAGAAGAGTTTTCAGATGCTGTGATAATTGATGATGAAGTACTAAAAGCTTTGGATAAATGTAAAGAGCTAGCACCTCTTCATAATCCGCCAAATATTGCAGGGATAGAGGCGGCTGGTGAAATATTCAAAAATAGTGTTCAGGTAGGAGTTTTTGATACAGCTTTTCATCAGGCCATGGATGAAAAAAGTTATCTTTATGGTTTGCCTTATGAGCTTTATCAGAAATATGGTATTAGAAAATATGGTTTTCATGGAACTTCTCATAAATATGTCTCTGAGAAAGCGTCTAAAATAATGAAAAAGCCTGTAGAAGAATTAAAACTGATCTCTTGTCATTTGGGAAACGGAGCGAGCATAGCAGCAATTGATAAAGGAAAGTCTGTAGATACTAGTATGGGTTTTACCCCCCTAGAAGGTCTTGTGATGGGAACTAGAACAGGAGACTTAGACCCTGCTATTGTACCCTTTTTGATAGAAAAAGAAAAAATGGACACAAATGATATAAACGATTTATTAAATAAAAAATCTGGAGTACTTGGTTTATCTGGAATCAGTAATGATTTTAGAGATTTAGAAAAAGCAGCAATAGAAGGAAATTATAGGGCAAAGGTTGCCCTTGATGTTTTTGTTTACAGAGTGGTTAAATTTATAGGATCATATATAATGGTATTAGGAGGTGTTGATGGTTTAATCTTTACTGCCGGGGTTGGTGAAAACTCACCGAATGTTAGACAAAAAATTGCTGATTATTTAACATTTGCCGAAGTAAAGATTGATGGGGAGAAAAATAAAATTAAAGGAGAAACAAAAGATATTTCTGCCCCAGACTCATCTTGTAGAGTGCTTGTTATACCTACCAATGAGGAGCTGATGATTGCTAGAGAAACAAAAAGGTTATGCGATTAAAACTAGAAATCCTTGACAAGTACCAAGGCTTTATTTATAATTATCCATGTTTGAGGTGAAGTTTAATGCGTATCAATGTTAATGAATTGAGAAACGAATTAGACGGTACTATGAGTTTTCAGTGGGGGCTTTTGGCACCTGAGGATTTTAAAGATAGGATTGAAGATATTGTGGTGACCTTTACGGCCAAATATACTGATGAAAGCATTTTGATTAAAGGGTATCTGAGTATGGTTTATAAAACACAATGCGGCAGATGTATTAAACCTACAAGTATAAAAGTGGGTGAAAAATTTGAAGAAGAATTTAGGCGCGGTAGTCCACCACAACCAGAAGAAACAGAAATAGTATTAGAAAAAGAAGATCTTTCTGTAGATTATTTTACGGGCAATTACCTTGAGCTTGATGACTACTTTAGACAGGTTATAATACTTTCTATACCTGATAAAGTACTGTGTCGAAAAGACTGTCCCGGTCTATGTCCAGAATGTGGGCAGGACTTGTCTATAGCAGATTGTGGATGTCAAAAAGAAAGTGTAGATCCCCGTCTAAAAAAGTTGGAGAAGTTTAAAGAAATTATCCAAGAAAACTAAATGAGGTAGGAGGTGTGAAAATATGGCGGTACCTAAGCGAAAGACATCAAAAACTAGAAGAAACAGAAGAAGAGCACACAAAAAAACTAAAGCCCCAACAATGGCTGAATGTCCTCAGTGTAGAGAGGTGAAGGTTCCTCACAGAGTGTGTCAAAATTGTGGGTACTATAAAGGAAAAGAAATAGTTGAAGTTTAAATCAAACACCTGCCGGTATGAAACCTGAAAATATAGTGAACCGGCAGGTGTTGTTTTATTATCTTGCGAAAATTTTTAGTATAAGATATACTTTTTTTTATGTAGCTAATATTTATGCACTGGCTTTCATAAAATTATAGAATAATAGCCGCTAAAAAGGTGAAAAATTAAGTTTAACTTTAGTTAAACCTGGAGGGAAAGAGCATGGTAGTTAAGATTGCATTAGACGTTATGGGCGGAGATAATTCCCCTCATGCTTTGATTGAGGGCGCTATAGCGGCAATTGAAGAAAAGTCCGACATGAGAATTTATTTAGTTGGAGATGAAAAAGAAATAAAGAAAGTACTTGAAAATAGAAATTATCCGTTGGATAATCTTGAGATAATACATACTGAAGAAGTAATACATGATGATGACCAACCAACAAAAGCAATTAGAAAAAAATCAGAAGCATCCTTACCCTTATCAATGAAATATGTTAAAGAAAACAAGGTAGATGCCGTTGTAAGTGCAGGAAATACTGGAGCCTTCATGGCTGGAGGTTTGATGATTCTTGGTAGGCTTCAGGGTATATCGAGGCCTGCCCTTGCACCGATAATCCCTAGTTTTAATGGTAATAGTACTGTTATATTAGATGTAGGTGCGAATATGGATGCAAAGTCCAGGAATTTAGCTGATT
The Natranaerofaba carboxydovora genome window above contains:
- the ylbJ gene encoding sporulation integral membrane protein YlbJ, translating into MHNTIINKIFHFIIASIAVFITISMVLYPETAFDGAYDGLTIWWNVVFPALLPFFISAEILMGLGVVRFMGTLLQPIMRPVFNVPGVGSFVMAVGLASGFPLGSILTAKIRREKLCTKTEAERLICFTNTADPLFMFGAVAVGMLKSPYLGTIIAIAHYLSSFSVGLLMRFYKKNSSDVTPEEKKHENIIVRAFRSMTEAKKSDGRPFGQLMGDAIKNSINTLLLIGGFIILFSVIINILDIIGITGVINSILYSIFYPFGATPEIIDSFINGFFEVSLGCEKAGTLPDHIPLTSKLMAISAIIAWSGISVHAQVASITSDTDINIIPFICARIIHGFLAAIYTIPVSRALLDKSGQPVIASESIVTTPTEMTFLDTWTFSLSWFGLISVIIGVSIAALVIIYLLINGARLKSFKI
- a CDS encoding patatin-like phospholipase family protein, which encodes MDEKIGLALGSGAARGFAHIGVIKFLEREQIPIHCITGCSMGSLIGGLYARGMDIDMIEALACGLNHRKWMDVGVPRKGLLRGKKILDVLKLITKNYKIEELEIPFACIATDVQNGIEIPFTRGSLAEAIRASTSIPGIFVPYEDENERVLVDGAVVNRVPINLCRELGASKVIAVDVDFKVEDAKVNNIFDVIIQSMSIMQKEIMSYKINDCDLLIQPDLSVIKPGQFDRVQEAIDIGEKACMEMIEEIRAL
- a CDS encoding PDZ domain-containing protein; translated protein: MKKIIKGFVVFIVILAFALVTMFMISTDYYLVRPGSIEPLSELIVVEGSENISDGEFYLTTVNQTRANALVWLYGYFNPYVELVEREDVLPEDMEVDDYREMMNQYMEDSKNMSKVIALKRIGYDIEVKSDGIKVMEVPETSPANGILQEGDLITKVDGEEIPIAEEMVEKVKDRQIGDTVNLLFEREGEIYEKDIKTVESPNSPGSAALEIFVKTSGWTPVFPIDIEIDSGDIGGPSAGLMFALEIKNQLTDYDLTAGKKIAGTGTINMDEEVGSVGGVRHKMVAAESEGVRYFFAPKANEWIAHYVEEFYDDFDAVIVEDLDDALDFLEELREKK
- a CDS encoding nucleotidyltransferase — translated: MKCTGIVVEYNPFHNGHLYHIEESKKLTNPDAIIAVMSPNWVQRGEPAIINKWARAEMALKQGVDLVLELPFIWATQSAKEFAQGSIAILNATGLVKYQTFGSESADSDFLTQAAEILEKEPDNFKIELKKYLKEGYSYPRASANALNNLTNIDKELTPNDILGIEYIKSHLNLNTGITPMVIRRTGSNYHDKELTSNLASATAIRNALKENKIINSYAPESTIEILTKHDKNFVFFKDLEKYLIYRLRTSSQKELSEYIGWEKGLEDRFKKSAIYNSDIESILNQTITKRYTRGRLNRYLIHLLVDLKKDKVNYFNKKGPAYLRVLGMNKRGQEALKNMKDTATLPVLTRPAKDLRKLSPYAEACFREEVKATSVYNLLINKEGNDDFTKNAVITSSP
- a CDS encoding acetate/propionate family kinase: MKVLVINCGSSSLKYQVFNMAEEEVLAKGEVERIGGKNSKLKHKKINLEKGEEGLGEVLVEEEINNHKEAIKVVVDNLVDINYGVINDLSEIYAVGHRVVHGGEEFSDAVIIDDEVLKALDKCKELAPLHNPPNIAGIEAAGEIFKNSVQVGVFDTAFHQAMDEKSYLYGLPYELYQKYGIRKYGFHGTSHKYVSEKASKIMKKPVEELKLISCHLGNGASIAAIDKGKSVDTSMGFTPLEGLVMGTRTGDLDPAIVPFLIEKEKMDTNDINDLLNKKSGVLGLSGISNDFRDLEKAAIEGNYRAKVALDVFVYRVVKFIGSYIMVLGGVDGLIFTAGVGENSPNVRQKIADYLTFAEVKIDGEKNKIKGETKDISAPDSSCRVLVIPTNEELMIARETKRLCD
- a CDS encoding YceD family protein; the protein is MRINVNELRNELDGTMSFQWGLLAPEDFKDRIEDIVVTFTAKYTDESILIKGYLSMVYKTQCGRCIKPTSIKVGEKFEEEFRRGSPPQPEETEIVLEKEDLSVDYFTGNYLELDDYFRQVIILSIPDKVLCRKDCPGLCPECGQDLSIADCGCQKESVDPRLKKLEKFKEIIQEN
- the rpmF gene encoding 50S ribosomal protein L32, whose protein sequence is MAVPKRKTSKTRRNRRRAHKKTKAPTMAECPQCREVKVPHRVCQNCGYYKGKEIVEV